In one Streptomyces sp. T12 genomic region, the following are encoded:
- a CDS encoding helix-turn-helix domain-containing protein — protein sequence MSDRNALSSGLSMAELGARIRAERRARDMAVERLAELSGVSRSMVSEVERGAKTPSVLVLDRLATALGTSIARLLDEPVRPGVVVLHCAQQQVVRDPSGWERRILSPVLPGVEFEFMRTTLEPGVDAGEFSPHAPGSHEYVAVETGELRLTVDGVPHRLASGDAAYFPGNRRHAFANDSADVCVYYLAMALGQTADPHHHHVSGGPDE from the coding sequence ATGAGTGATCGAAACGCCCTGTCCAGCGGTCTGTCCATGGCTGAGTTGGGGGCCAGGATCCGAGCCGAGCGGCGGGCCCGGGACATGGCTGTGGAGCGGCTCGCCGAGCTGAGCGGGGTGAGCCGGAGCATGGTGTCCGAGGTGGAGCGCGGTGCCAAGACGCCGAGCGTGCTGGTCCTCGACCGGCTGGCGACCGCGCTGGGCACGTCGATCGCCCGGCTCCTCGACGAACCCGTACGCCCCGGTGTGGTGGTCCTGCACTGCGCCCAGCAGCAAGTGGTGCGGGATCCCTCCGGGTGGGAGCGGCGGATCCTGTCTCCCGTCCTCCCGGGCGTCGAGTTCGAGTTCATGCGCACCACCCTGGAACCGGGCGTGGACGCCGGGGAGTTCTCCCCGCACGCCCCGGGCTCGCACGAGTACGTGGCGGTGGAGACGGGGGAACTGCGCCTGACCGTCGATGGTGTCCCGCACCGTCTGGCGTCCGGGGACGCCGCCTATTTCCCCGGCAACCGCCGGCATGCCTTCGCCAACGACTCCGCTGATGTGTGCGTGTACTACCTGGCCATGGCGCTGGGCCAGACAGCCGACCCACACCACCATCACGTGTCCGGAGGCCCCGATGAATGA
- a CDS encoding pyridoxal-dependent decarboxylase produces the protein MAVGHLAAVAGGPVWRPVADADRSWLTRQPLPGAGRPVAELLHDVRDRILPYPMGNGHPRFFGWVNSPPSPAGVLVAPLAAAMNPSCAGGDHAGVLLERTAVRWLAELVGFPHPPGAGLLTSGASMATVIALAAARQRAIRQQGHSVRETGLYGQPPLAVYLSAEGHSCLRKAAELLGMGSHYLRTVPVDGAYRMDTGALRRLIASDREAGVRPMLIAASAGTVNTGAVDPLEEIAGIAREHELWFHVDGAYGALGVLDEGIRPVYVGLERADSLALDPHKWLGVPVDAGCVLFRDPVGPRDTFSLIPPYLRDDEADDLGWFSEYGPEQTRPFRALRVWATIAHLGRDGIAHLVQRTAQLARALADMIEASDDFDLIAPAVTSVVAFRHRPKALDPDTTEALNQAIPTAVQRRGRAFLTGTRLSGTAALRACVLHPDTTEADLTVLLDEIRTAAREITA, from the coding sequence ATGGCAGTCGGTCACCTGGCCGCCGTAGCCGGCGGGCCGGTGTGGCGACCGGTGGCCGACGCGGACCGCTCTTGGCTCACCCGGCAGCCGCTGCCCGGGGCGGGGCGCCCCGTGGCGGAACTGCTGCACGACGTACGGGACCGGATTCTTCCCTATCCGATGGGCAACGGGCACCCCAGGTTCTTCGGGTGGGTCAACTCCCCGCCCTCGCCGGCCGGAGTCCTGGTCGCCCCGCTGGCCGCAGCCATGAACCCCAGCTGCGCCGGAGGAGACCACGCCGGAGTCCTGCTGGAGCGCACCGCCGTGCGGTGGCTGGCGGAGTTGGTCGGCTTCCCGCACCCGCCCGGTGCCGGACTGCTGACCAGCGGTGCCTCCATGGCAACCGTCATCGCGCTGGCCGCTGCCCGGCAGCGGGCGATCCGTCAACAGGGCCACAGCGTGCGCGAGACGGGCCTGTACGGACAGCCTCCGCTGGCGGTCTACCTGTCAGCCGAGGGGCACAGCTGTCTGCGCAAGGCGGCGGAACTCCTTGGCATGGGCAGCCATTACCTCCGCACGGTCCCGGTCGACGGCGCATACCGCATGGACACCGGCGCACTGCGCCGCCTGATCGCTTCGGACCGGGAGGCGGGCGTGCGCCCGATGCTCATCGCGGCCAGCGCCGGAACAGTCAACACCGGCGCCGTCGACCCTCTGGAGGAAATCGCGGGGATCGCCCGCGAGCACGAGCTGTGGTTCCACGTCGACGGCGCCTACGGCGCGCTCGGGGTCCTCGATGAAGGAATCCGCCCCGTCTATGTCGGCCTGGAACGGGCGGACTCCCTCGCGCTGGACCCTCACAAATGGCTCGGCGTACCCGTCGACGCCGGATGCGTCCTCTTCCGCGACCCGGTCGGCCCGCGCGACACCTTCAGCCTCATACCGCCCTACCTCCGCGACGACGAGGCCGACGACCTGGGCTGGTTCTCCGAGTACGGCCCCGAACAGACCCGTCCGTTCCGCGCACTGCGTGTCTGGGCCACGATCGCGCACCTCGGCCGCGACGGCATCGCCCACCTGGTGCAGCGAACCGCCCAACTCGCCCGTGCCCTCGCCGACATGATCGAAGCCTCCGACGATTTCGACCTGATCGCCCCGGCCGTCACTTCCGTCGTCGCCTTCCGCCACCGGCCCAAGGCCCTCGACCCCGACACGACAGAGGCACTGAACCAGGCCATCCCGACCGCCGTACAGCGGCGCGGGCGGGCCTTTCTCACCGGCACTCGGCTCTCGGGCACGGCAGCCCTGCGCGCCTGTGTCCTCCACCCGGACACGACCGAGGCCGACCTCACCGTCCTGCTGGACGAAATCCGGACCGCAGCGAGGGAGATCACCGCATGA
- a CDS encoding site-specific integrase yields the protein MVVPATQSLVHGTLSTASDCPGQLSGHVARTGCTTGRWSTDIATTWQRDEVPGAAAFDYVFINLLGPYGGRSMTYSNARQIIERIGLRCGFRARPHMMRHTAATRWIRGGVDPDVVQTIVGHVSSASTAVYLHATDDDLRAAVELAAAGADR from the coding sequence ATGGTGGTACCCGCGACGCAGAGCCTTGTTCACGGTACGTTATCGACGGCCTCGGATTGTCCAGGCCAGCTGTCAGGGCACGTGGCCCGCACAGGGTGTACCACTGGCCGTTGGTCCACCGATATCGCGACCACCTGGCAGCGCGACGAAGTGCCTGGGGCCGCCGCCTTCGACTACGTGTTCATCAACCTGCTCGGCCCCTATGGGGGGAGGTCGATGACGTATTCCAACGCAAGACAGATCATCGAACGCATCGGACTCCGCTGCGGATTCCGCGCCCGTCCGCACATGATGCGCCACACGGCCGCCACCCGATGGATACGCGGCGGGGTCGATCCGGATGTTGTGCAGACGATTGTGGGCCACGTCTCGTCCGCGAGCACGGCTGTCTATTTGCATGCGACGGACGACGACCTGCGCGCTGCTGTGGAACTCGCCGCCGCGGGAGCCGACCGGTGA
- a CDS encoding tyrosine-type recombinase/integrase: MNAILSAVPVRREADRPDWGGWLATRLDPRWRHGEWDPETNVFTGSVGNPLTAAHPCRVMRCPAVVESFNSYCSGCTHDRRRKGEPPDFASTHLPGARHGNQHGGINRGIGKTQFALGPVSATVRTEILYALQQRDQLDVILVPGRIRALIACLPGGLGSLLDLAPRFPGDLGQAPPGRLVGLIAGKRREYRATSGTIDFAVLRQTWLREIAKEYGRQTRPTVLELRAAVQAAAIASAALASRPNGENPHKLQLADMSAIVDGFRTAHNPKSGKPYGSKHRRSLLGHWRSLLDRTRLLGLMDQIPGAFALSPAFHQLETPEEDAEDDIGRAIPEHVIAELDQHLHLIGTSYERQGWTADDYTQMYTAYYRIVRDTGRRPEEAARLRRGCVQRVDGKPTLIYDNLKRRRYGRRLPTTEDTARDIETWEKKLSGLPVRALAQEWLFPAPGPNRTRRGHMSAHHFSAKIFRTWVDSIPVLLDEGLDEHGNPMPYDRAEIVLYGLRHAYAQRHADAGVPVDHLRELMDHRETDTTMGYYKVSLERKRKAIETVARLTIDRHGNPHSYGDALAYEGQTVAVPYGGCSEPRNVKAGGQHCRIRFQCAGCDFYRPDPSYLPALEQQVAELRADKEAALAMGAADWVIRNFDDQIAGYNKSLTQMRHTLEALPEHERTAVEEAARELRKARSAAAFVPVERLNTRSAHERRAIRDLHTTGQRVSFARAAREADVSTWFVYNKPAIKAAIRDAMRGQAQHGVEAAAVPRPERATPASLHTDLALAREEIQELKRERDALKRRVQLALGAEIDNVAQADLVNRIQDLEHRNQALARDLTEARSRAERRAKQREESEETIASLRLALRKAMRAVP; encoded by the coding sequence GTGAACGCGATACTCTCAGCGGTCCCGGTACGTCGTGAGGCCGACCGCCCGGACTGGGGCGGATGGCTGGCCACCCGGCTGGATCCGCGCTGGCGGCACGGAGAGTGGGATCCCGAGACGAATGTCTTCACCGGCTCGGTGGGCAATCCGCTGACGGCGGCTCACCCCTGCCGAGTCATGCGCTGCCCGGCAGTCGTGGAGTCGTTCAACAGCTACTGCTCGGGATGCACTCACGACCGGCGGAGGAAGGGGGAGCCGCCGGACTTCGCATCCACGCACCTGCCTGGGGCTCGCCACGGCAACCAGCACGGGGGCATCAACCGAGGGATCGGCAAGACGCAGTTCGCGTTGGGGCCGGTGTCAGCGACAGTACGCACCGAGATCCTTTACGCGCTCCAGCAGCGCGACCAGCTGGATGTCATCCTCGTGCCCGGCCGCATCCGTGCCCTTATCGCCTGCCTCCCGGGCGGTCTTGGCTCGCTGCTCGATCTCGCCCCCCGGTTTCCCGGAGACCTTGGACAAGCTCCGCCGGGCCGGCTGGTCGGGCTGATCGCCGGAAAACGCCGCGAGTACCGGGCCACCTCCGGAACCATCGACTTCGCAGTGCTGCGGCAGACGTGGCTACGCGAGATCGCCAAGGAGTACGGGCGGCAGACGCGGCCCACCGTTCTTGAGCTCCGGGCTGCGGTGCAGGCGGCAGCCATCGCCTCGGCCGCACTCGCCTCCAGACCGAACGGGGAGAACCCGCACAAGCTGCAGCTGGCGGACATGAGCGCCATCGTCGATGGGTTCCGGACCGCCCACAACCCGAAAAGCGGCAAGCCGTACGGCAGTAAACACCGCCGCTCCCTGCTCGGCCACTGGCGCAGCCTCCTCGACCGCACCCGCCTGCTCGGCCTCATGGATCAGATTCCTGGCGCCTTCGCGCTGTCCCCGGCCTTTCATCAGCTGGAGACCCCGGAGGAAGACGCCGAGGACGACATCGGCCGCGCGATCCCCGAGCACGTCATCGCCGAGCTCGACCAGCACCTGCACCTGATCGGCACCAGCTACGAGCGCCAAGGCTGGACCGCCGACGACTACACGCAGATGTACACCGCGTACTACCGGATCGTGCGCGACACCGGCCGCCGCCCGGAAGAAGCGGCCCGCCTCCGACGCGGCTGCGTCCAGCGTGTCGACGGCAAACCCACCCTCATCTACGACAACCTCAAACGCCGCCGCTACGGGCGCCGCCTTCCCACCACCGAGGACACAGCACGCGACATCGAGACATGGGAGAAGAAGCTGTCGGGTCTTCCCGTGCGCGCACTCGCACAGGAATGGCTCTTCCCCGCCCCGGGCCCGAACCGCACCCGTCGCGGCCACATGTCCGCGCACCACTTCTCTGCCAAGATCTTCCGGACTTGGGTGGACAGCATCCCCGTCCTGCTCGACGAGGGGCTCGACGAGCACGGCAACCCCATGCCGTACGACCGCGCGGAGATCGTTCTCTACGGATTGCGGCACGCCTACGCACAACGGCACGCCGACGCCGGCGTGCCCGTGGATCACCTGCGCGAGCTGATGGACCATCGCGAAACCGACACCACTATGGGCTACTACAAGGTCTCCCTGGAGCGGAAACGCAAAGCCATCGAGACCGTCGCCCGGCTGACCATCGACCGGCACGGCAACCCCCACAGCTACGGTGACGCACTGGCCTACGAGGGCCAGACCGTCGCGGTCCCCTACGGAGGCTGCAGCGAACCCAGGAACGTCAAGGCCGGCGGGCAGCACTGCCGCATCCGCTTCCAGTGCGCCGGCTGCGACTTCTACCGCCCCGACCCCTCCTACCTGCCGGCCCTGGAGCAGCAGGTCGCCGAGCTGCGGGCCGACAAGGAAGCAGCCCTGGCCATGGGCGCCGCCGACTGGGTCATCCGCAACTTCGACGACCAGATCGCCGGCTACAACAAGTCCCTCACTCAGATGCGGCACACCCTGGAGGCCCTGCCCGAGCACGAGCGAACGGCCGTTGAGGAAGCAGCACGAGAACTGCGCAAGGCACGGTCAGCCGCTGCCTTCGTCCCCGTGGAACGGCTGAACACCCGGAGTGCCCATGAGCGGCGCGCCATCCGCGACCTGCACACCACCGGACAGCGCGTTTCCTTCGCCCGTGCGGCACGAGAAGCGGATGTGTCGACCTGGTTCGTCTACAACAAACCCGCCATCAAAGCCGCGATCCGGGACGCGATGAGGGGCCAGGCCCAGCACGGCGTGGAAGCGGCTGCGGTTCCCCGGCCCGAACGGGCCACGCCCGCCAGCCTGCACACCGACCTCGCGCTCGCCCGTGAGGAGATCCAGGAGCTGAAACGAGAGCGCGATGCTCTGAAGCGTCGTGTCCAGCTTGCCCTGGGCGCGGAAATCGACAATGTGGCCCAGGCCGATCTCGTCAATCGGATTCAGGACCTGGAACACCGGAATCAGGCCCTGGCCAGAGACCTCACCGAGGCCCGCAGCCGTGCCGAGAGACGCGCGAAACAACGTGAGGAATCGGAAGAAACCATCGCGTCGCTCCGGCTCGCCCTACGAAAGGCCATGCGGGCAGTCCCTTGA